One window of the Macrobrachium nipponense isolate FS-2020 chromosome 22, ASM1510439v2, whole genome shotgun sequence genome contains the following:
- the LOC135198593 gene encoding toll-like receptor Tollo has translation MLIKMSNSVPFYLTLVQLSMLLIFMALLGGVGGRPPECQWKLENAGVTASGGEQLSTTCHVRTLSTSLLTESGGNASLPALSQATHVTVLTLHCARQVVFESEITPGMFSVFPRLEDLQVLGCKVTELPPHAFAGLPYLRRFTLKAHHQDWPGAALAIHSDAFNDLTRLEYLNLAHNALWSLPHGVLCSLPSLISLNLTHNRLHHLPDLGLGAVKPKNEASDIPIECNLPLHHLDLSYNQIAEVPEQVFTSASDLYTLSLKHNRLAHLSDWAFGSLASLKLLDLSHNRLVAIPRSALADLQQLRELRLANNSLSVLPPAAFSNLGQLLTLDLSHNQLTLGPNNMEPFTGLIRLVVLDISYNHLVQLGPDTFKDLYSLQVLRLNNNQLNHLADATFSGLSNLYTLTLTNNKLSILSGKALQGLAVLTHLSLDSNVLEAVHENALNNCSSLHHLSLSNNHLQDFPMAIKGAPLLKTLDLSYNKISYLDEGCGLKHLQDLNLANNVITNVSRSFLSEIPSLALLDMSNNVLTDIGYGALEVTPNLKGLNLHHNSLGDINGLVTVLQNLTWLNVSHNSILWFDYALIPKNLEWIDLSYNLLVKLENYYGVEKKLGLKILYATHNNLTDISAAVVPDKIEEVHLEYNAISYVASNTFLDKTNVTLIDLRNNHLTILEESALRLSPRQTPPPLLLLSNNPLECDCGADWLLRAAGAGFGNSMSGGSILPHLGDVGVIQCRLPSLWHGVIVPLVFVQQQQFLCTYRRHCFTLCHCCDFDACDCEQTCPRNCTCYHDHTWTHNVVDCSGGWTHMPSGVPMDVTEAFMDGNNMGALTSHALIGRKNLRILHLNHSEITSIQNRTFNGLKNLEVLRLDHNKLEVLHGFEFVDLHGLRELYLNNNHLKHLSNVSFSPLRAIELLRIDNNLLTTFPVWNLALNPFLLEVSLYNNPWSCECGYLANLRAWLEANRIKATNASMVRCQHNSTKTIGPPVLSDTPVRCDHYVATTRINSLIIHDYVMLLLITAAILLIVLASAVTVIAYRRRLRLWAVSRYGKRLFEKSTAYVEEREKLFDAFISHSAKDSTWVCGLMAPELEASGYRLCVAQRDCTAPSAPVAGRAIAESIACSRRVVIVLSRGLVDAEWCRYDFKSAHVDSLKNVKNRNIVIVALEDVPRSELDPELSSITRNASTTLQPRDPRFWEKLRRSMPTLRSRLRSGLAGTIGGKAASRPLVAAEHQNGPWPFQETKTSGHNTTKSLTVNPYWETAVGTNPSEVAWSSRTGPDLGAPPWLHSPTKQPPSPHPKDEERPDGSSPVGSGDAPEHTYMSVSEYNEVQASLLPSNNFTTLPGPNHIPNGNLPQVVNGTGGMRHPSAPSLFRRDAPDYLTRSWIFHPPPNEQPPPPGQTYFV, from the coding sequence ATGCTTATAAAGATGTCTAATTCGGTTCCTTTCTATTTGACTCTTGTGCAACTGAGCATGTTACTGATATTCATGGCACTCTTGGGCGGTGTAGGAGGTCGTCCTCCTGAGTGCCAGTGGAAACTCGAAAATGCGGGTGTTACTGCAAGTGGTGGCGAACAGTTGAGCACTACTTGCCATGTAAGAACACTATCAACCAGCCTTTTGACAGAAAGTGGAGGAAATGCATCCTTACCAGCCCTTTCTCAAGCAACACACGTCACTGTTCTGACTTTGCACTGTGCCCGTCAAGTAGTATTTGAGTCGGAAATAACACCGGGAATGTTTTCTGTATTCCCCCGTCTGGAAGATCTTCAAGTACTTGGCTGTAAAGTTACTGAACTCCCTCCTCATGCATTTGCAGGCTTGCCCTATCTGCGAAGATTCACACTTAAGGCACACCATCAGGACTGGCCTGGGGCTGCATTAGCCATCCATAGTGATGCATTTAACGACCTAACTCGTCTTGAATATCTCAACTTAGCCCACAATGCATTATGGTCTTTGCCACATGGTGTGTTATGTAGTCTTCCATCACTCATATCCCTCAATCTCACACATAACCGTCTGCATCATCTTCCTGACCTTGGACTGGGAGCAGTCAAACCAAAGAATGAAGCAAGTGATATACCAATAGAGTGTAATTTACCCTTGCATCACCTAGACCTTTCATACAATCAAATTGCTGAGGTCCCTGAACAAGTATTTACAAGTGCAAGTGATCTATATACACTATCCCTGAAACATAATAGGCTAGCACATCTCTCTGACTGGGCTTTTGGAAGTTTAGCATCATTAAAGCTCCTTGACCTCTCTCATAATAGACTGGTAGCAATCCCAAGGTCTGCATTAGCTGATTTACAGCAGCTACGGGAATTACGTCTTGCTAATAATTCCTTAAGTGTACTTCCCCCAGCAGCATTCAGCAATTTAGGCCAGCTGTTAACACTTGATCTAAGTCATAATCAGCTTACTTTAGGACCTAATAATATGGAACCCTTCACAGGGCTTATCCGTCTGGTTGTTCTTGATATTTCATATAATCATCTTGTTCAATTAGGGCCAGACACATTCAAAGATCTGTATTCTTTGCAAGTTCTAAGACTTAACAATAACCAATTAAATCATCTCGCTGATGCTACTTTTTCAGGTCTCTCAAATTTGTATACCCTTACATTAACTAACAATAAGCTTTCAATTTTATCAGGAAAAGCACTTCAAGGGCTTGCTGTACTGACTCACTTATCTCTTGATTCAAATGTACTTGAAGCTGTCCATGAAAATGCTTTGAATAACTGTTCCTCACTACATCACCTAAGTCTTTCTAATAATCATTTACAAGACTTCCCCATGGCCATAAAAGGGGCACCTTTATTAAAAACGCTTGATTTAAGCTACAATAAGATCAGCTACCTGGATGAAGGATGTGGTCTAAAGCATCTCCAGGATCTTAATTTAGCAAATAATGTCATTACAAATGTAAGCCGATCATTTTTGTCTGAAATTCCCTCACTTGCATTATTAGACATGTCAAACAATGTTTTGACAGATATTGGTTATGGAGCTCTAGAAGTAACACCAAATCTGAAAGGTCTTAATCTACATCATAATTCTCTGGGTGATATCAATGGTCTTGTTACAGTCTTACAAAATCTTACATGGCTTAATGTTTCTCATAACAGTATATTGTGGTTTGATTATGCATTAATCCCAAAGAATCTGGAATGGATAGATTTGAGTTACAATTTATTGGTCAAACTAGAAAATTACTATGGGGTTGAGAAAAAACTTGGCCTTAAGATTCTATATGCTACCCATAATAATTTGACTGATATAAGTGCTGCAGTTGttccagataaaattgaagaagtaCATCTTGAATATAATGCTATATCATATGTGGCTTCAAACACTTTCCTTGATAAAACTAATGTTACTCTTATTGACTTGCGAAATAATCATCTAACTATACTGGAGGAGTCAGCATTGAGACTCTCACCTCGTCAAACTCCACCCCCTTTACTTTTATTGTCAAATAATCCTCTTGAATGTGACTGTGGAGCAGATTGGCTTCTAAGAGCAGCTGGAGCAGGATTTGGAAATTCAATGAGTGGAGGATCAATTTTGCCACATTTGGGAGATGTGGGTGTTATTCAGTGTCGTCTCCCAAGTCTTTGGCATGGGGTGATTGTGCCTCTAGTATTTGTACAGCAACAAcagtttttatgtacatatagacGTCATTGCTTTACACTCTGTCATTGTTGTGATTTTGACGCTTGTGACTGTGAACAAACCTGTCCGAGAAATTGTACTTGCTACCATGATCACACATGGACCCACAATGTTGTAGACTGTAGTGGAGGTTGGACACATATGCCTTCAGGTGTACCTATGGATGTCACTGAGGCTTTTATGGATGGTAACAATATGGGAGCACTTACGTCACATGCACTTATTGGTCGTAAAAATTTAAGGATTTTACATTTGAATCATTCTGAGATCACTTCTATACAAAACCGCACTTTTAATGGTCTGAAAAACTTAGAAGTGTTACGTCTGGATCATAATAAACTTGAAGTTCTTCATGGATTTGAGTTTGTTGATTTACATGGTCTCCGTGAACTATACTTAAATAACAACCACCTCAAACACCTTAGTAATGTATCTTTTTCTCCACTAAGGGCTATAGAGCTTCTCCGTATTGATAATAATCTGTTAACTACATTCCCTGTTTGGAATCTTGCTCTCAATCCATTCCTATTAGAGGTAAGTCTGTACAACAATCCTTGGAGTTGTGAATGTGGCTATCTGGCTAATTTGAGGGCATGGTTAGAGGCTAATCGAATAAAGGCAACAAATGCAAGCATGGTTCGCTGCCAGCATAACAGTACCAAAACTATTGGTCCACCTGTTTTATCAGATACTCCTGTCCGGTGTGACCATTATGTTGCCACCACTCGCATTAACAGTCTAATAATACATGACTATGTTATGCTACTTCTTATCACTGCTGCTATTCTTCTTATTGTATTAGCATCGGCAGTAACTGTTATTGCATATCGACGGCGGTTAAGATTATGGGCTGTAAGTCGTTATGGTAAAAGATTATTTGAAAAATCTACTGCTTAtgttgaagaaagagaaaaacttttTGATGCCTTTATAAGCCATAGTGCCAAAGACTCTACTTGGGTATGTGGTTTGATGGCCCCTGAATTAGAGGCTTCTGGCTATAGACTATGCGTAGCTCAAAGAGACTGTACAGCTCCATCAGCCCCCGTAGCTGGCAGAGCCATAGCTGAAAGCATAGCATGCAGTCGTAGGGTTGTGATTGTACTGTCACGTGGGCTAGTAGATGCAGAATGGTGTCGTTATGATTTTAAGAGTGCCCATGTTGACTCcttgaaaaatgttaaaaatcgtAACATCGTAATAGTAGCTTTAGAAGATGTACCCAGATCAGAGCTTGACCCTGAATTATCATCAATCACTCGCAATGCAAGCACAACTCTACAGCCACGTGATCCTAGGTTTTGGGAAAAGTTACGGCGCTCCATGCCAACCTTGAGGTCTCGTTTAAGATCAGGCTTGGCCGGTACTATTGGTGGAAAAGCTGCAAGTAGGCCTCTGGTAGCAGCAGAACACCAGAATGGTCCATGGCCTTTCCAAGAAACCAAAACTTCAGGCCATAATACAACAAAATCTCTTACTGTTAATCCTTACTGGGAAACAGCGGTTGGCACAAATCCATCAGAGGTTGCATGGTCTTCCAGGACAGGCCCAGATCTTGGAGCACCACCATGGCTACACAGCCCAACAAAACAGCCTCCGTCCCCTCATCCAAAAGATGAGGAAAGGCCTGATGGGTCTTCACCTGTCGGTTCAGGAGATGCTcctgaacatacatacatgagtgtTAGTGAATACAATGAGGTTCAAGCATCACTCCTTCCCTCAAACAATTTTACTACTTTACCAGGGCCAAATCATATACCTAATGGAAATCTTCCACAAGTGGTCAATGGAACAGGAGGGATGAGACACCCCTCTGCACCCTCTTTATTCAGAAGAGATGCCCCAGACTACCTCACCCGCAGCTGGATTTTCCATCCACCTCCTAATGAGCAACCTCCTCCTCCAGGTCAAACCTACTTTGTTTAA